Proteins encoded within one genomic window of Nordella sp. HKS 07:
- a CDS encoding Tex family protein — translation MASIHARIAEELNVREQQVTATVELLDGGATVPFIARYRKEVTGSLDDAQLRTLEERLRYLRELEDRRKVILESVREQGKLDAGLEAQIMAADSKGRLEDIYLPYKPKRRTKAEIAKEAGLTPLADLLLSDPTNDPKVAAEPYVSADKNVADVAAALDGARAILIERFAENADLIGALREELWANARLKSEVRDGKKEAGAKFSDYFEFSEAFTKMPSHRVLALFRGEREDILGLTVEPDDPATRPTVSTYEQRIMRVYGIIDQSRPGDKWLAETVRWAWRTKIFITLSIDLRLRLWTAAEEEAVRVFAANLRDLLLAAPAGARPTLGLDPGYRTGVKVAIVDATGKVVATTAIFPHEPQQRWDESLAILGKLVLEHKVELIAIGNGTASRETDKLATELVKRLANPKLNKIVVSEAGASVYSASAYASEELPNLDVTLRGAVSIARRLQDPLAELVKIDPKSIGVGQYQHDLSEYKLSRSLDAVVEDCVNGVGVDLNTASAPLLARVSGIGESLAQNIVMHRDSHGRFKTRQALKDVPRLGPKAFEQCAGFLRIPGGDDPLDASGVHPESYPVVRRIIEATKSDIRLLVGNAPVLRGLAPRSFVDEKFGLPTVTDILRELEKPGRDPRPAFKTAEFKAGIEKISDLEPGMVLEGVVTNVAAFGAFVDVGVHQDGLVHVSAMSKTFVKDPRQVAKPGDIVRVKVLEVDTPRKRISLTMRLDDEVGSQPARNSGGERIAPKRGYAGPQGSKGSGASDNALADALRKAGFGAGTTKR, via the coding sequence GTGGCTTCCATACACGCGCGCATTGCCGAAGAACTCAACGTCAGAGAGCAGCAGGTCACAGCCACCGTCGAACTGCTCGATGGCGGCGCCACCGTGCCCTTCATCGCGCGCTACCGCAAGGAAGTCACCGGATCGCTGGACGACGCGCAATTGCGCACACTCGAAGAGCGGCTGCGCTATCTGCGCGAGCTTGAGGACCGCCGCAAGGTCATCCTCGAGTCCGTGCGCGAGCAGGGCAAGCTCGACGCAGGCCTCGAAGCCCAGATCATGGCCGCCGACAGCAAGGGCCGCCTCGAGGACATCTATCTGCCCTACAAGCCCAAGCGCCGCACCAAGGCCGAGATCGCCAAGGAAGCCGGCCTCACACCGCTCGCCGATCTGCTGCTGAGCGATCCTACGAACGACCCCAAGGTCGCGGCCGAGCCCTATGTCTCGGCCGACAAGAATGTCGCCGATGTGGCCGCCGCCCTTGACGGCGCGCGCGCCATTCTCATCGAGCGCTTCGCGGAGAATGCCGACCTGATCGGCGCCTTGCGCGAGGAACTGTGGGCGAATGCCCGCCTCAAATCCGAAGTGCGCGACGGCAAGAAGGAAGCCGGCGCCAAGTTCAGCGACTATTTCGAATTCTCCGAGGCCTTCACCAAGATGCCGTCCCATCGCGTACTGGCGCTGTTCCGCGGCGAGCGCGAGGACATATTGGGCCTGACGGTCGAGCCGGACGATCCGGCGACGCGGCCCACGGTCAGCACCTACGAACAACGCATCATGCGCGTCTATGGCATCATCGACCAAAGCAGACCCGGCGACAAATGGCTCGCCGAGACGGTGCGCTGGGCGTGGCGCACCAAGATCTTCATCACGTTGTCGATCGATCTGCGCCTGCGGCTGTGGACGGCGGCCGAGGAGGAAGCGGTGCGTGTCTTCGCCGCCAATCTGCGCGACCTCCTGCTCGCCGCACCGGCGGGCGCCAGGCCGACACTCGGCCTCGATCCGGGCTACCGGACCGGCGTCAAGGTCGCCATCGTCGATGCCACCGGCAAGGTGGTGGCGACGACCGCTATTTTTCCGCATGAGCCGCAGCAGCGCTGGGACGAATCGCTCGCCATCCTGGGCAAGCTGGTGCTGGAGCACAAAGTCGAGCTGATCGCCATCGGCAACGGCACGGCATCGCGCGAGACGGACAAGCTCGCCACCGAGCTTGTGAAGCGGCTGGCGAATCCGAAGCTCAACAAGATTGTGGTGTCGGAAGCCGGCGCATCGGTCTATTCGGCGTCGGCCTATGCCTCCGAGGAACTTCCCAATCTCGACGTGACGCTACGTGGCGCCGTGTCGATCGCGCGCCGCCTGCAGGATCCGTTGGCCGAACTGGTCAAGATCGATCCGAAGTCGATCGGCGTCGGCCAGTATCAGCACGATCTTAGCGAATACAAGCTTTCTAGGTCGCTCGATGCGGTCGTCGAAGACTGCGTGAACGGCGTGGGCGTGGATCTGAACACCGCCTCGGCGCCGCTTCTGGCGCGCGTGTCCGGCATCGGCGAATCGCTGGCGCAGAACATCGTCATGCATCGCGACTCGCATGGCCGGTTCAAGACCCGCCAGGCGTTGAAGGATGTCCCGCGGCTCGGCCCCAAGGCCTTCGAGCAATGCGCGGGCTTCCTGCGCATCCCCGGCGGCGACGACCCGCTCGACGCCTCGGGCGTGCATCCCGAATCCTACCCCGTCGTGCGGCGGATCATCGAGGCGACCAAAAGCGACATCAGGCTTCTGGTCGGCAATGCGCCGGTGCTGCGCGGTCTCGCCCCCAGATCCTTCGTCGACGAGAAATTCGGCCTGCCCACGGTCACCGACATTCTGCGCGAACTGGAGAAGCCCGGACGTGACCCGCGCCCGGCCTTCAAGACGGCGGAGTTCAAGGCCGGAATCGAGAAGATCAGCGACCTTGAGCCCGGCATGGTGCTGGAAGGTGTCGTCACCAATGTCGCCGCCTTCGGCGCCTTCGTCGATGTCGGCGTGCATCAGGACGGTCTGGTGCATGTCTCGGCCATGTCGAAGACCTTCGTGAAGGACCCCCGCCAGGTGGCGAAGCCCGGCGACATCGTGCGCGTGAAAGTGTTGGAAGTGGACACGCCGCGCAAGCGCATCAGCCTGACGATGCGGCTCGACGACGAAGTGGGCAGCCAGCCGGCGCGAAACTCAGGCGGCGAGCGCATTGCGCCGAAGCGCGGCTATGCCGGCCCGCAGGGCAGCAAAGGCAGCGGCGCCTCGGACAACGCCCTGGCGGATGCCTTGCGGAAAGCGGGTTTCGGCGCCGGCACCACGAAGCGCTGA
- a CDS encoding IclR family transcriptional regulator encodes MQPVVKALQVLQLVCEAPQPVSLNELVKAADLPKTTVFRYLRSLASKRLIEHEEATDRYRPGIGLWQLSHSSNPYEMLRQICQPHLQELRDRFNETVNLGVLAASEVLYLDIMESRRSLRMQAKIGSTGHLHSTALGKVLLAFQPRDQAERILPSVLVPMTARTIVDRQRILEQLDVIRATGYAVDEGEDEEGSCCIAAPILNDKGNAIAAMSLSAPDNRMTGVIRQTICAQLIPACHAVAQIIRGTMS; translated from the coding sequence GTGCAACCCGTCGTTAAGGCGCTGCAGGTCCTACAGCTGGTCTGCGAGGCGCCCCAGCCGGTCAGCCTGAATGAGCTGGTCAAGGCGGCGGATCTGCCGAAGACGACCGTCTTCCGCTATCTGCGCAGCCTCGCCAGCAAGCGCTTGATCGAACATGAAGAGGCGACGGACCGCTACCGGCCAGGCATCGGGCTGTGGCAACTGTCACATTCAAGCAATCCCTATGAAATGCTGCGGCAGATCTGTCAGCCCCATCTCCAGGAGCTGCGGGACCGGTTCAACGAAACGGTCAATCTGGGTGTGCTGGCGGCGTCGGAGGTTCTCTATCTCGACATCATGGAGAGCCGGCGCTCGCTTCGCATGCAGGCGAAGATCGGCTCGACCGGGCATCTGCACAGCACCGCGCTGGGCAAGGTGCTGCTCGCCTTCCAGCCCCGCGACCAGGCGGAAAGGATATTGCCGTCCGTGCTCGTGCCGATGACGGCCCGGACGATCGTCGACCGCCAGAGAATTCTCGAGCAGCTCGATGTCATCCGCGCGACGGGTTATGCGGTCGACGAAGGTGAAGACGAGGAAGGATCCTGCTGCATCGCCGCTCCGATCCTCAACGACAAGGGCAATGCCATCGCCGCCATGAGTCTATCGGCGCCGGACAACAGAATGACCGGCGTGATCCGGCAGACCATCTGCGCGCAATTGATCCCGGCCTGCCACGCCGTCGCGCAAATCATCCGCGGCACGATGAGCTGA
- a CDS encoding SDR family NAD(P)-dependent oxidoreductase, which translates to MELLGKRALVTGGAGGLGEEIVQSLAEAGARVILHDLPGSGAEAVRDKINARGLRHEVETVLGDLSDLAGLKQAAGAILDSAGPIDILVNNAAINPRDPIETYSLEDFTRVQTINAHAAFVLCQAVVPGMKEIGGGSIVNIGSLTLAGLVADMVPYVCAKGTLLGLTRSLAREVGPAGIRVNLVAPGAIPTELERRVWAGRLDEVNADVLARQALKYRGSARDIAEAVLFLASPRSRFITGHELNVNGGWYMG; encoded by the coding sequence ATGGAACTCCTCGGCAAACGAGCCTTGGTGACCGGCGGCGCCGGGGGACTGGGTGAGGAGATCGTTCAGAGTCTGGCTGAGGCCGGCGCGCGCGTGATCCTGCACGACCTTCCAGGCTCCGGGGCCGAAGCGGTTCGCGACAAGATCAATGCACGAGGTCTGCGCCACGAAGTGGAGACCGTTCTCGGCGATCTGTCCGATCTCGCCGGCCTAAAACAAGCGGCGGGCGCCATATTGGACTCCGCCGGTCCGATCGACATTCTGGTCAATAACGCCGCGATCAATCCGCGTGATCCTATAGAGACCTATTCGCTCGAGGATTTCACTCGCGTCCAGACCATCAACGCTCATGCTGCTTTCGTCCTGTGCCAGGCCGTGGTGCCCGGAATGAAGGAAATCGGCGGCGGATCGATCGTCAATATCGGCAGCCTGACGCTTGCCGGCCTGGTGGCGGATATGGTCCCCTATGTTTGCGCCAAGGGAACGTTGCTCGGCCTCACCAGATCGCTGGCGCGCGAGGTGGGGCCCGCCGGAATCCGGGTCAATCTTGTGGCGCCCGGCGCGATACCGACCGAACTGGAAAGGCGGGTATGGGCCGGTCGTCTGGATGAGGTCAACGCCGACGTCCTGGCGCGCCAGGCGCTCAAATATCGAGGCTCGGCGCGCGACATTGCTGAAGCGGTGCTTTTTTTGGCCTCGCCAAGGAGCCGGTTCATCACCGGGCACGAGCTGAATGTGAATGGCGGCTGGTACATGGGATGA
- a CDS encoding GMC family oxidoreductase → MTGPRRAFDYIVVGGGSAGCVAAARLVAEFGARVLLLEAGGEYKDWILKVPAGFSQILGGTKYLTQHLTVPQAQLGGRVQAIPQGKVLGGGSSVNAQAYMRGRARDYDIWGEMTASDLWSWRKILPHFTRLEGNQKFNNGFHGITGPLKVSDPGFICEMSHIYVRTLQEMGVPFTVDFNRGSPEGVGYLQSTGGRGRRCSAVDAFITPLRGNPNLEIVTGANVRRILIERGRATGVEYDQGADRHEARCDGEVLLAAGAFASPQLLLLSGIGPADELEAIGITVTADVPGVGRNLQDHCGAPIAAEAPGHYGYFRQDQGLRKIANGIEYLLFGRGRIATTGVEACSFHVPEDGDGDPVVQIWCVPKTSYVDKDVRGVPDIDGVTLHAVLMRPKAIGSVRLRSADPNDLPLVDPNYLGHPDDMRHLREGMRAARAIMKARPFADIVRKEILPGPGATSDAALDEHLRRTVKTDYHPVGTCRMGQDGDRQAVVTPELKVRGIESLRVIDASVMPKIVTANTNAPTMALADRAVSIMRGVA, encoded by the coding sequence ATGACAGGGCCGCGCCGAGCTTTTGACTATATCGTGGTTGGCGGCGGCAGCGCCGGCTGTGTCGCGGCAGCACGGCTCGTCGCGGAGTTCGGCGCGCGCGTGCTGCTGCTCGAAGCGGGCGGCGAGTACAAGGACTGGATACTCAAGGTTCCCGCTGGCTTCAGTCAGATTCTCGGCGGCACGAAGTATCTGACCCAGCATCTCACGGTGCCGCAGGCCCAGCTCGGCGGGCGCGTCCAGGCCATCCCGCAAGGCAAGGTGCTCGGCGGCGGCAGCAGCGTGAATGCGCAGGCCTATATGCGCGGACGCGCGCGTGACTACGACATCTGGGGCGAGATGACCGCAAGCGATCTGTGGTCGTGGCGGAAGATCCTGCCACATTTCACGCGGCTGGAAGGCAATCAGAAATTCAACAACGGCTTCCACGGCATAACGGGGCCGCTCAAGGTCTCCGATCCCGGCTTCATCTGCGAGATGAGCCATATCTATGTGCGCACGCTGCAAGAGATGGGCGTACCCTTCACAGTCGACTTCAACCGCGGTTCACCCGAAGGCGTGGGTTATCTGCAGTCGACCGGGGGCCGTGGACGACGATGCAGCGCGGTCGACGCCTTCATCACGCCCCTCCGCGGCAATCCCAATCTGGAGATCGTTACAGGAGCGAACGTAAGGCGCATCCTCATCGAGCGTGGGCGCGCGACAGGCGTCGAATATGATCAGGGTGCAGACCGGCATGAAGCGCGCTGTGACGGTGAAGTTCTTCTCGCGGCCGGGGCTTTCGCTTCGCCCCAGCTGCTTTTGCTTTCCGGCATCGGACCGGCGGACGAGCTCGAAGCAATTGGAATCACGGTTACCGCCGACGTGCCGGGGGTCGGGCGCAATCTGCAGGACCATTGCGGCGCCCCGATCGCTGCTGAGGCGCCCGGCCATTACGGGTATTTTCGTCAGGATCAGGGCCTGCGCAAGATCGCCAACGGTATCGAGTATCTGCTTTTCGGCCGCGGCCGCATCGCCACCACCGGCGTCGAGGCCTGCTCCTTTCATGTGCCGGAGGACGGCGACGGCGATCCGGTCGTGCAGATCTGGTGCGTGCCGAAGACGAGCTATGTCGATAAGGACGTGCGTGGCGTGCCCGATATCGACGGCGTGACCTTGCATGCGGTGCTGATGCGACCCAAGGCGATCGGCAGCGTGCGCCTGCGTTCCGCCGATCCCAATGACCTGCCGCTGGTGGACCCGAACTATCTCGGCCACCCGGACGACATGCGGCACTTGCGCGAAGGGATGCGGGCGGCGCGCGCGATCATGAAAGCGCGGCCGTTCGCCGATATCGTGCGGAAGGAAATTCTCCCCGGCCCCGGGGCGACTAGCGATGCGGCGCTCGACGAGCATCTGCGCCGCACGGTCAAGACGGACTATCACCCGGTGGGAACGTGCCGGATGGGACAGGACGGGGATCGGCAGGCGGTCGTGACGCCAGAACTCAAAGTGCGCGGCATCGAAAGCCTGCGGGTGATCGACGCTTCGGTGATGCCGAAGATCGTAACCGCCAATACCAATGCCCCGACCATGGCGCTGGCCGACCGCGCCGTCTCGATCATGCGGGGTGTCGCCTAA
- a CDS encoding mannonate dehydratase gives MKLSMVITPPNEKRLAALRQLGGDYAVHYDMFDLPDDLDRLKAIATIYERHDLPWKVAESGPAIDRIVMGKDGAAEQTERYKRIVGHLGQLGVEVIAYNFMPQVSEDAMVVRTTFDATTRGARTSGFRLADVTAQTMPHRETAIPREQMWDNLERFLKAVVPAAEAAGVRLAMHPDDPPLSPLCGLERIMDRQESFDRLLAISASPSNALTFCIGCFAEMGTDIPVLIERYRTRMPYVHVRDISGTPTDFIETFPDNGQTDLVAIFRKLHEIGFDGYLRSDHAPQLATSESDGPEGYAMQGHIFAIGYLRGLERASAPAGGP, from the coding sequence ATGAAGCTGTCCATGGTCATAACGCCGCCCAACGAAAAGCGCCTCGCGGCGCTACGGCAACTCGGCGGCGATTATGCCGTGCATTACGACATGTTTGATCTGCCGGACGACCTCGATCGCCTGAAGGCCATAGCTACGATCTATGAGCGCCACGACCTGCCGTGGAAGGTCGCTGAATCGGGACCGGCAATCGACCGCATCGTGATGGGCAAGGATGGTGCTGCAGAACAGACGGAACGCTACAAGCGCATCGTCGGCCATCTCGGGCAACTCGGCGTCGAGGTGATCGCCTATAATTTCATGCCGCAGGTGAGCGAGGACGCGATGGTGGTGCGCACCACGTTCGATGCGACAACGCGCGGCGCGCGCACCAGTGGCTTCCGCCTTGCCGATGTGACCGCGCAAACAATGCCGCATAGGGAGACGGCGATCCCGCGCGAGCAGATGTGGGACAATCTCGAACGATTTCTCAAGGCGGTGGTGCCGGCGGCGGAAGCAGCCGGCGTAAGACTGGCCATGCATCCCGACGATCCGCCGCTCTCGCCGCTCTGCGGGCTGGAGCGGATCATGGACAGACAGGAAAGTTTCGACCGGCTGCTGGCAATCTCGGCGAGCCCGTCAAACGCCCTCACCTTCTGCATCGGCTGCTTCGCGGAGATGGGCACAGACATTCCCGTGCTCATCGAGCGATATCGCACGCGCATGCCCTATGTGCATGTGCGCGATATTTCCGGCACACCCACCGACTTCATCGAGACTTTCCCGGACAACGGCCAGACGGATCTCGTCGCCATATTCCGCAAGCTGCATGAGATCGGATTCGATGGCTATCTGCGCAGCGACCATGCGCCGCAACTGGCGACGAGCGAGAGTGACGGACCGGAGGGTTACGCCATGCAGGGCCACATCTTCGCGATCGGCTATCTGCGCGGGCTGGAGCGGGCGAGCGCACCGGCGGGAGGCCCCTGA
- a CDS encoding M81 family metallopeptidase: MPARIAIASLMQESNSFSPLKTTVETFASYYLLHGEEMLTGYGEARTEVPGFFAVLAKAGAEAVPLIAAYAAASGTVTRQAFDTLVGEMERRLRDAGPVDGLLLALHGALVVEDQPDGDGEIIQRMRKLLPAATPIGVSLDLHGHITPLKLQPNVFHIGYREYPHIDMYETGQRTAEILLDIVAKRRPMPAMALAKRPLLVSPVCTRTTDGPLRPIAEEARRMERAGEVIHAALFPVQPWIDVPDLGFAALVCAEDAARAQAVAEKLAEMIWRLRSDFFPDLTPLEEAIRIGLASDGMTLVSDAGDAPTGGSAADSAAVLRALIAAGADRAARLSYLTICDPGAVAAASAQGAGAEVTTPVGHYFSKQDGAPVTITGRVLSLSDGIYKMTDGGPNGLELSMGLTAVIAIGSIRLLARSQPSMEWDKAMYVSQGLPLEDAALVFVKSPAHFRQSFGPLAARIISANTPGPTAPDMRRIPFTKATRPLYPLDPI, encoded by the coding sequence ATGCCGGCGCGCATCGCCATCGCCTCGCTCATGCAGGAGAGCAACAGTTTCTCGCCTCTCAAGACGACGGTCGAGACTTTCGCCAGCTATTATCTGCTGCATGGCGAGGAGATGCTCACCGGCTATGGCGAGGCGCGCACGGAAGTGCCGGGCTTCTTCGCTGTCCTGGCGAAAGCCGGCGCGGAGGCCGTGCCGCTCATCGCCGCCTATGCCGCGGCGAGCGGCACGGTGACGCGGCAGGCCTTCGACACGCTCGTCGGCGAGATGGAGCGGCGGCTTCGTGACGCCGGGCCCGTAGACGGGCTGCTCCTGGCCCTGCACGGCGCGCTTGTCGTGGAGGATCAGCCGGATGGCGATGGCGAGATCATCCAGCGGATGCGCAAGCTCCTGCCCGCTGCGACGCCCATCGGCGTCAGCCTCGACCTGCACGGCCATATCACGCCTCTGAAGCTGCAGCCGAATGTGTTTCACATCGGCTATCGGGAATATCCGCATATCGATATGTATGAAACAGGCCAGCGCACGGCCGAGATCCTGCTGGATATCGTGGCGAAGCGCCGGCCGATGCCGGCAATGGCGCTCGCCAAACGGCCGCTTCTGGTGAGTCCGGTCTGCACCCGGACGACTGACGGGCCGCTCAGGCCGATCGCCGAGGAAGCGCGCCGGATGGAGCGCGCCGGCGAGGTGATCCATGCCGCCCTCTTCCCGGTGCAGCCCTGGATCGACGTGCCGGATCTAGGTTTCGCCGCGCTGGTTTGCGCCGAGGATGCCGCCCGGGCCCAGGCGGTGGCGGAGAAGCTGGCCGAGATGATCTGGCGGCTGCGGAGCGATTTCTTTCCCGATCTCACGCCCCTCGAGGAGGCCATCCGCATCGGTCTCGCCTCGGACGGCATGACACTCGTCAGCGATGCCGGCGACGCGCCGACCGGCGGCTCGGCGGCGGATAGTGCAGCGGTGCTGAGAGCGCTCATTGCGGCGGGCGCCGACAGGGCGGCGCGATTGTCCTATCTCACGATCTGCGATCCCGGTGCCGTCGCGGCCGCCAGCGCCCAGGGCGCCGGCGCCGAGGTCACCACGCCCGTCGGACATTACTTCTCAAAGCAGGATGGCGCGCCCGTCACGATCACCGGCCGCGTGCTGTCCCTGTCGGACGGCATCTATAAGATGACGGATGGCGGGCCGAACGGTCTCGAGCTTTCGATGGGGCTGACGGCGGTCATCGCCATCGGCTCGATCCGCCTCCTGGCGCGCAGCCAGCCTTCGATGGAATGGGACAAGGCAATGTATGTCTCGCAAGGCCTGCCGCTCGAAGACGCAGCGCTGGTCTTCGTCAAATCGCCGGCCCATTTCCGGCAGAGCTTCGGCCCTCTGGCGGCGCGCATAATTTCCGCCAACACGCCCGGTCCGACCGCGCCCGATATGCGCCGCATCCCCTTCACCAAGGCGACCCGGCCGCTTTATCCTCTCGATCCCATCTGA